From the genome of Candidatus Eisenbacteria bacterium, one region includes:
- a CDS encoding TldD/PmbA family protein: MKDLAHLALDTAVARGAEFADVRFLESEREDLQVKDGQVGGVDRSETRGIGVRVLHRGAWGYAGSDVLTRQGVEACAAHAVALARASATVRREPVILAPEPPRRATWSSDCAIDPFSVPLERKLDLLFRVDEALRRVKGVSIAEGFLTFVRKRQLFLSSEGSEIDQTTTRSGGGYSATAISGGEVQKRSFPQNDGQHQTLGFEFIESVPWVENATRVGEEAVALLTADPCPGGEADIILEGSQLALQIHESVGHPSELDRVLGMEANYAGTSFLTLDRLGTLQFGSGIVNLVADATLPHGLSTFGFDDEGVEAQRWHIVKDGLFSGYLTSRELAGRVGEGRSRGCVRSDGWHHIPMIRMVNLGLIPGKGSLEDLLADTDRGIYMETNRSWSIDQLRYNFQFKTEIAWEIRKGRRVRMLRNPTYQGITTKFWNSCDFICGPEAWAPWGVTNCGKGQPGQVAEMTHGAAPARFRGVRVGVGYDD, encoded by the coding sequence ATGAAGGATCTCGCCCACCTCGCTCTCGACACGGCCGTCGCGCGCGGCGCCGAGTTCGCGGACGTCCGGTTCCTCGAATCGGAGCGTGAAGACCTCCAAGTCAAGGACGGACAGGTTGGCGGCGTCGATCGCTCGGAGACGCGCGGGATCGGAGTTCGCGTTCTCCACCGGGGCGCCTGGGGCTACGCGGGCAGCGACGTGCTCACCCGGCAAGGCGTGGAGGCGTGCGCGGCCCACGCCGTCGCGCTGGCGCGGGCGAGCGCAACCGTCCGACGCGAGCCGGTCATCCTCGCCCCCGAGCCGCCGCGTCGCGCCACGTGGAGCTCCGACTGCGCCATCGATCCCTTCTCCGTGCCGCTCGAGAGGAAGCTCGACCTCCTGTTCCGCGTGGATGAGGCGCTGCGCCGCGTGAAGGGCGTCTCGATCGCCGAGGGGTTTCTCACCTTCGTCCGGAAGCGCCAGCTCTTCCTGAGCTCGGAGGGCTCCGAGATCGATCAGACCACCACCCGATCCGGCGGCGGCTACAGCGCCACGGCGATCTCGGGTGGCGAGGTCCAGAAGCGGAGCTTTCCCCAGAATGACGGGCAGCACCAGACGCTCGGCTTCGAGTTCATCGAATCGGTTCCCTGGGTGGAGAACGCGACCCGCGTCGGGGAAGAAGCGGTCGCGCTCTTGACGGCGGATCCCTGCCCCGGCGGGGAAGCCGACATCATTCTCGAGGGCTCCCAGCTCGCGCTCCAGATCCACGAGTCGGTGGGCCATCCCTCGGAGCTCGACCGCGTCCTGGGCATGGAGGCGAACTACGCGGGGACCAGCTTCCTCACGCTCGACCGTCTCGGGACGCTCCAGTTCGGATCGGGGATCGTGAACCTCGTGGCCGACGCCACGCTCCCCCACGGTCTGTCGACCTTCGGGTTCGACGACGAGGGCGTTGAGGCCCAGCGCTGGCACATCGTGAAGGACGGCCTCTTTTCTGGATACCTGACCTCGCGCGAATTGGCGGGTCGCGTCGGAGAAGGGCGGAGCCGCGGCTGCGTGCGATCCGACGGTTGGCACCACATTCCGATGATCCGCATGGTGAATCTGGGCCTGATACCCGGGAAGGGATCGCTTGAGGATCTCCTGGCCGACACCGACCGCGGCATCTACATGGAGACGAATCGGAGCTGGAGCATCGATCAGCTTCGGTACAACTTCCAGTTCAAGACCGAGATCGCCTGGGAAATCCGGAAGGGCCGCCGCGTGCGGATGCTGCGCAATCCCACGTACCAGGGCATCACGACGAAATTCTGGAATTCGTGCGACTTCATCTGCGGGCCCGAGGCATGGGCGCCCTGGGGCGTGACAAACTGCGGGAAGGGACAGCCCGGCCAGGTCGCGGAGATGACGCATGGCGCGGCCCCGGCGCGATTCCGCGGAGTCCGCGTCGGCGTGGGCTACGATGACTAG